A region of the Fischerella sp. PCC 9605 genome:
AATGTCGGTACAATTCCTGGCACCGGCTTAGGTTTAGCGATTGTTAAAAAGTGTCTAGAGACACATGGAGGAGAGATTACAGTTAATAGTGAAGTGGGAGTAGGTACAACCTTTACTGTTACACTGCCGTTGATTAAAGCTTAATGAAATTCTTGTGCTTACAATCAACGCCTTCGTAGATGTCAACATGTCAGCGATCGCCATATCACCCGTCTAAACTGGAAAGCTTGTGAATCCACAGTCACAGTGGTTATGATTAATTTTTTATGCTGTTTTCTTGACAAATCGAAAAAATTGTTACAATAAATACAGAAATAAAATCGTTCATCTCCTTAGCATGTGATGCCAAATTGCATTCACAGGCTTCACTTGTCATGCTCTGCGTAACGCAGTAAAGCGTAGATATTCCGCTTAGCATAACAATCAGCGAGGAGACGGAAGTAAGGAGACATCCTGAAGGAACGCGCCTCATTTAATTCCAACCTACAAAAAATTAAAAGCGAGGCGAAGCAAATGAAACTTACCTATCGCGGTGTTGATTATGAACACAATCCTCTCGCCGTGGAAATGACCCCAGGAGAAATTGGCGGCAAGTACCGTGGTGCGAGTTGGCAACGTTATTATCCCAGACACATTCCTGTACCTCAACCAGTAGCTGAGTTGAAGTATCGCGGAGTTTCCTATTGTATTGGCGATCCACTGGATGTGGAAGTGATGAGACAGCGGAAACAATACAGTGCTAATGCCACTGCGGCTACTCATGGTAGACGCGAACCATCTAGTCAGGATTTAGCCAATACTCATCTCGTCCATATTCGCCATAATCTAGAACACCGGCTG
Encoded here:
- the pirA gene encoding arginine synthesis PII-interacting regulator PirA translates to MKLTYRGVDYEHNPLAVEMTPGEIGGKYRGASWQRYYPRHIPVPQPVAELKYRGVSYCIGDPLDVEVMRQRKQYSANATAATHGRREPSSQDLANTHLVHIRHNLEHRLQVAKEKGDQNLIRLLEDEARQLMVSG